The Streptomyces sp. B3I8 nucleotide sequence GGACGAAGCGCCGGGGACGCGGCCGGGGCGGCGCTGTCGTGGAGGAAACGACACGCTGCGTGATCGGGGGAGGACCTCCCTTCGCTCCCGCTGCCGAGTCCAGCACCTTTGCAGATCGAGCGAGTTGAGGAGACGGATCGTCGCGGCCGTGTGGCCGCCCCGGCGCGGACGGGAAGCCTGTCCGGCGCCGGTGGAATCGCCGCGGGCGGTTCGTGGCATCCTGTGGCGTCACATGACGTCACAGGATGCCGTGCTGGAACGGCGGACGTCCGGGGGGTTTGGGGAAGGTCGATGAGGCTCTGCTTCCTGGTGGAGGAGCAATACCGCCGCGACGGGATGCCGGTCGAGGTGATCCGGCAACTGACCTCCTGGGGGCACCAGGTGGACGTGGTGCTGCCCGGCAGTTCCCTGCTGCGGGTGTCCGGGGACCTGTGGGCCGGCACCCATGACGCCTGGGTCCTCAAGACCGTCTCCGGCGGCCCCGGGCTCACCCTGCTGGAGGCCGCCGCCTCGCTCGGCATGACGACCGTCAACGACGCCCGGTCGATACGGGGCGTGCGGGACAAGGCGCTCGCCGCGGCCCTCGGGCGCAGCCACGGGCTGCCGCTCCCGCCGACCTACGCGGCGGCCCGGCCCGAACTGCTGGCGGAGATACCGGAGTCGGAGTACCCGCTCGTCGTCAAGCCCGCCGACGGCAGCTCGGGGCGTGCGGTGCATCTGGTCCCGTCGCCCGCCCGGCTGGCCGAACTGGTCCCCGTGCTGGCGGGCGAGAGCATGCTCATCGCCCAGCCCTACGTCCCCAACTCGGGCATGGACCTCAAGGTGTACGCCGTCGGCGGCGAGCTGTACGCCACCGAGCGCCGCTCGCCGCTCCACCCGGACCACGCGGTACGCGAACGCGGGGTGCCGCTGCCCGCGGAGGTCGCCGCGGTGGTCGCCCGGGCGGGGGCGGTCTACGGACTGGACCTGTACGGCGTCGACGTCCTGCTCGGCCCCGACGGTCCCGTGATCGTCGACATCAACGACTTCCCCAGCTTCCGCCGGGTCCCGGACGCGACCGCGCGGGTGGCCCGCGCGGTGCTCGAACTGGCCCGTACCGGAAGTCGGGCCGCCGATGCAGCGGAACGATCCTTCGCACACCCGTCCGAGTGGCCCGACCCGCCCGTCGAGCCGCCGCCGATGCCCCGCCCCCGCTCCGCGCAGGTCCCCGCCGCCGCGCGCGAACACATCTGAGCGCCCGGGGACCCCGTGCGCATCGGCCTGATCACGTCCACTCCCGGGCATCCGCTGCTCGCCGCGACCACCGCGCTGCTCACCCCGGGGCACCAGGTGGTGCACCTGGACCCCGAGACGGCCACCGCGCCCACCGGGCCGCTCGCCGACGTCCACCTGCTCAAGGCCCGCACGCCGCGCGCGCTGGAACTCGCCGCCGCACTGGAGCGGCACGGCGCCCCCGTCGTCAACACGGCCGCGGCGACCGCGCTCTGCCAGGACCGTACGGCCATGGCGGACCTCGCGCTGCGGGCCGGGCTGCCGTTCGCGCCCACCCGCACCTTCCCGACCCTCGCCGACCTGGCCGCCGGCCCGCCCCCGGCCGGGCCCGTGGTGGTCAAGAGCCGCCACAGCCGCAGACACGACCTGGTG carries:
- a CDS encoding RimK family alpha-L-glutamate ligase, whose amino-acid sequence is MRLCFLVEEQYRRDGMPVEVIRQLTSWGHQVDVVLPGSSLLRVSGDLWAGTHDAWVLKTVSGGPGLTLLEAAASLGMTTVNDARSIRGVRDKALAAALGRSHGLPLPPTYAAARPELLAEIPESEYPLVVKPADGSSGRAVHLVPSPARLAELVPVLAGESMLIAQPYVPNSGMDLKVYAVGGELYATERRSPLHPDHAVRERGVPLPAEVAAVVARAGAVYGLDLYGVDVLLGPDGPVIVDINDFPSFRRVPDATARVARAVLELARTGSRAADAAERSFAHPSEWPDPPVEPPPMPRPRSAQVPAAAREHI